The genomic DNA GGCGTAGGATCGCCAGGATCTCGCGGACCGTCAGCAGTCCGTCGTTCTTTGCATCGGGTGACAACGCGATGAACGAGTTGCGTGCCAGCGCCTCGCTCGAATACGCATATCCGTGCGACGCTATGTGAATCACGCGCGCCATTGGCAACCGCTGCCGCACCATGCTCTCCGTGGCGGCCATCCCCTTCACCGCGGTGGTGGAAAGTCGTCGCGCAACATCCGCTCCTTCCGCCTCCGCACCTGGAAGCGATCCCAGTTGCACGCGCATTCCCGACGCGCTGGTCGCCTGCGGCATGGTCGGGTTGCTGACGATGAGCATGGACTGCGTCGTTGACAATGCTTGGTTTTCGGCCGCTACCAGCGTAGCGATGCTCGGTGCGTAGCGAATCGCCACCACGTCCGAGAGGACGCCGTCGCCGTTTTCATCCGGGAGAGCCGTGAAAGGCACGACAGCGATGGCGCCAGCCGGAATGATTACGACCTGGCGCCCTTTGGTAAACAGAGCGCTCACCGAATCCGGCAGCAGAAGCTGTCGCAAGCGGCGCCCCGCCGTACGCCAGTCCGCGTTGGCCGCGACGGCCGCTACACTGCCGCGCTCGAGCGCGTCACCCCGTGCCGCGAGCACCCGCGTGGCTTGGTCCACGCCCAGGAGCATGCGAAAGCCGCCGACGAGGAGTGCAAGCGAATCGGGACTGATGAAGATCGTCCGCACCTGCAGCGTACCGTTCTTTTCCATCGTCCACACGGCGATGGCGTCGTCGAAGATTTCATAGGACACCACCACGTCCGCCGTACGAAGCACCTGCGCGACCAACTCGCGGCCCTCGACTGCGAGATCGGCACCCGGTGACACGATACGACTCGAGTCAGTCATCAGGTCGAGCAGCGCCCGGGCGCGGCCGCGCTCACTCGCGGC from Gemmatimonadaceae bacterium includes the following:
- a CDS encoding CHAT domain-containing protein, which produces MTDSSRIVSPGADLAVEGRELVAQVLRTADVVVSYEIFDDAIAVWTMEKNGTLQVRTIFISPDSLALLVGGFRMLLGVDQATRVLAARGDALERGSVAAVAANADWRTAGRRLRQLLLPDSVSALFTKGRQVVIIPAGAIAVVPFTALPDENGDGVLSDVVAIRYAPSIATLVAAENQALSTTQSMLIVSNPTMPQATSASGMRVQLGSLPGAEAEGADVARRLSTTAVKGMAATESMVRQRLPMARVIHIASHGYAYSSEALARNSFIALSPDAKNDGLLTVREILAILR